A single genomic interval of Shinella zoogloeoides harbors:
- a CDS encoding aromatic ring-hydroxylating oxygenase subunit alpha has translation MATTAEAAIDQSADPIDRLIAAHRPGHGLARAFYCDPEIYRRDMERVFRRHWHCIAHESVIPNVNDFEVFRIDTEQVIVTRTADGSVHAMLNVCRHRGAEVCTKQKGNARVFVCPYHAWTYANDGSLRAARLMPKDFKREEHGLKTLHVRVVEGLIFISFAEQPLDFSEVENLLHATCGQYGWASARIAHRETYPVSANWKLAVENYVECYHCGPAHPEYSQTHALEQPLHMIEALNEAMEARTCALGIEVGSGNHWQTSREGREAIHAFRYALYDGVQSGSEDGKAVAPLMGRFTDFDGGVTSIHLGGTTFLVCYPDHGMIYRFIPKTADSCEMELIWLVDGKAEEGRDYDLTKLTWLWTVTTAEDKAIIEHTARGVQSHYFVPGPIAPMEQNELRYINWYLDEISRA, from the coding sequence CGCGTTCTATTGCGATCCGGAGATCTACCGGCGCGACATGGAGCGGGTCTTCCGCCGACACTGGCACTGCATCGCCCATGAGAGCGTGATCCCGAACGTCAACGATTTCGAGGTCTTCCGCATCGATACCGAGCAGGTGATCGTCACCCGCACGGCCGACGGATCGGTCCACGCCATGCTCAATGTCTGTCGCCATCGCGGTGCGGAAGTCTGCACGAAGCAGAAGGGCAATGCGCGCGTCTTCGTCTGTCCCTATCACGCCTGGACCTACGCCAACGATGGAAGCCTCCGGGCCGCGCGCCTCATGCCGAAGGATTTCAAGCGGGAGGAGCACGGGCTGAAGACCCTGCATGTGCGCGTCGTCGAGGGCCTGATCTTCATCTCCTTCGCCGAGCAGCCCCTGGACTTCTCCGAGGTGGAGAACCTCCTGCACGCAACCTGCGGCCAGTACGGCTGGGCGAGCGCAAGGATCGCCCACCGGGAGACCTATCCGGTTTCGGCCAACTGGAAGCTGGCCGTGGAGAACTATGTGGAATGCTATCATTGCGGGCCGGCGCATCCCGAATATTCGCAAACCCACGCGCTGGAGCAGCCCCTTCACATGATCGAGGCGCTGAACGAGGCGATGGAGGCGCGCACCTGCGCGCTCGGCATCGAGGTCGGCTCCGGCAACCATTGGCAGACCTCGCGCGAGGGCCGCGAGGCGATCCATGCCTTCCGCTACGCGCTCTACGACGGGGTGCAGAGCGGCAGCGAGGACGGCAAGGCCGTCGCTCCGCTGATGGGCCGTTTCACCGATTTCGACGGCGGCGTGACCTCCATCCATCTCGGCGGCACGACCTTCCTCGTCTGCTATCCCGATCACGGCATGATCTACCGCTTCATCCCGAAGACGGCGGATAGCTGCGAGATGGAGCTGATCTGGCTCGTGGACGGCAAGGCGGAAGAGGGCAGGGACTACGACCTGACAAAGCTCACCTGGCTGTGGACGGTCACCACGGCGGAGGACAAGGCGATCATCGAGCATACGGCGCGGGGCGTGCAGTCGCATTATTTCGTGCCGGGGCCGATCGCGCCGATGGAGCAGAACGAGCTGCGCTATATCAACTGGTATCTGGACGAGATCAGCCGGGCCTGA
- the nrdH gene encoding glutaredoxin-like protein NrdH encodes MSITVYSKPACVQCTATTRALDRQGIDYSVVDISQDADAFALVQGLGYRQVPVVIAGEQHWAGFRPDMISALA; translated from the coding sequence ATGTCCATCACCGTCTATTCGAAGCCTGCCTGCGTCCAGTGCACAGCGACGACGCGCGCGCTCGATCGCCAGGGTATCGACTACAGCGTCGTCGACATCTCGCAGGACGCGGATGCATTCGCGCTGGTGCAGGGCCTGGGCTACCGCCAGGTTCCGGTGGTGATCGCCGGCGAGCAGCACTGGGCCGGCTTCCGCCCGGACATGATCAGCGCGCTGGCCTGA
- the nrdI gene encoding class Ib ribonucleoside-diphosphate reductase assembly flavoprotein NrdI — protein sequence MGGLVYFSSRSENTHRFVQKLGLAAVRLPVDASEEPPEVDAPFVLVLPTYGGGGEKGAVPKPVIRFLNNPHNRSLIRGVIAAGNTNFGTGYATAGNIIAAKCAVPFLYRFELLGTDEDVANVRQGLERFWTR from the coding sequence ATGGGCGGCCTCGTCTATTTTTCCAGCCGGTCGGAAAACACCCACCGCTTCGTCCAGAAGCTCGGGCTGGCGGCGGTGCGGCTGCCGGTCGATGCGAGCGAGGAGCCGCCGGAGGTCGATGCGCCCTTCGTGCTGGTGCTGCCGACCTACGGTGGCGGCGGTGAGAAGGGGGCGGTGCCGAAGCCGGTCATCCGCTTCCTCAACAATCCGCACAACAGAAGCCTGATCCGCGGCGTGATCGCGGCGGGCAATACGAATTTCGGCACGGGATACGCGACGGCGGGCAATATCATCGCCGCCAAGTGCGCCGTGCCGTTCCTCTATCGTTTCGAGTTGCTCGGCACGGATGAGGACGTCGCCAATGTCAGACAGGGACTGGAACGATTTTGGACACGCTGA
- the nrdE gene encoding class 1b ribonucleoside-diphosphate reductase subunit alpha translates to MTHRDAGEKALKSPEITGVDYHALNAMLNLYDEEGRIQLDKDRQAAKQYFLQHVNQNTVFFHNLREKLDYLVTEGYYEQEVLDQYAFNFVRDLFDAAYDRKFRFPTFLGAFKYYTSYTLKTFDGKRYLERYEDRVCMVALTLARGNEQLARELMDEIISGRFQPATPTFLNAGKKQRGELVSCFLLRVEDNMESIGRSINSALQLSKRGGGVALSLTNLREMGAPIKQIENQSSGVIPVMKLLEDSFSYANQLGARQGAGAVYLNAHHPDIMRFLDTKRENADEKIRIKTLSLGVVIPDITFELAKNNEDMYLFSPHDVERVYGVPFTEISVTEKYREMVEDGRIKKKKIKARDFFQVIAEIQFESGYPYIMFEDTVNRANPIAGRITMSNLCSEILQVSEASEFNEDLSYSKMGKDISCNLGSLNIAAAMDSPDFGQTIATSIRALTAVSEMSHISSVPSIEKGNDDSHAIGLGQMNLHGYLARERIFYGSEEGVDFTNIYFYTVTYHAIRASNRIAVEKGETFKGFENSKYASGEYFDKYTEAEWLPATEKVKGLFEEAGIHIPTQEDWLALKAEVMKGGLYNQNLQAVPPTGSISYINHSTSSIHPIVSKIEIRKEGKIGRVYYPAAFMTNDNLDYYQDAYEIGPEKIIDTYAAATQHVDQGLSLTLFFRDTATTRDINRAQIYAWKKGIKTIYYIRLRQMALSGTEVQGCVSCAL, encoded by the coding sequence ATGACGCACCGCGATGCAGGTGAGAAGGCCTTGAAGTCCCCTGAGATCACGGGGGTGGATTATCATGCGCTGAACGCGATGCTGAACCTCTACGACGAGGAGGGGCGGATCCAGCTGGACAAGGACCGTCAGGCGGCCAAGCAGTATTTCCTGCAGCACGTCAACCAGAACACGGTTTTCTTCCATAATCTGCGGGAGAAGCTGGATTACCTTGTGACGGAGGGCTACTACGAGCAGGAGGTTCTGGACCAGTACGCGTTCAACTTCGTGCGCGACCTGTTCGACGCCGCCTATGACAGGAAGTTCCGCTTCCCGACGTTCCTCGGCGCGTTCAAGTACTACACGTCCTATACGCTGAAGACCTTCGACGGGAAGCGCTACCTGGAGCGCTACGAGGACCGGGTGTGCATGGTGGCGCTGACGCTTGCGCGCGGCAACGAGCAGCTTGCGCGCGAGCTGATGGACGAGATCATCTCGGGCCGCTTCCAGCCGGCGACGCCGACCTTCCTCAATGCGGGCAAGAAGCAGCGCGGCGAGCTGGTCTCGTGCTTCCTGCTGCGGGTCGAGGACAACATGGAGAGCATCGGCCGGTCGATCAACTCGGCGCTGCAGCTTTCCAAGCGCGGCGGGGGCGTTGCGCTGTCGCTGACGAACCTGCGCGAGATGGGCGCGCCGATCAAGCAGATCGAGAACCAGTCGTCGGGCGTCATTCCCGTCATGAAGCTTTTGGAGGATTCGTTCTCCTACGCCAACCAGCTCGGCGCGCGCCAGGGCGCGGGCGCGGTCTATCTCAACGCGCACCACCCCGACATCATGCGCTTCCTCGACACCAAGCGCGAGAACGCCGACGAGAAGATCCGCATCAAGACGCTGTCGCTCGGCGTCGTCATCCCCGACATCACCTTCGAGCTGGCGAAGAACAACGAGGACATGTACCTGTTCTCGCCGCATGACGTGGAGCGGGTCTACGGCGTGCCGTTCACCGAGATCTCGGTGACGGAGAAGTACCGCGAGATGGTCGAGGACGGCCGGATCAAGAAGAAGAAGATCAAGGCGCGCGACTTCTTCCAGGTGATCGCCGAGATCCAGTTCGAGTCGGGCTATCCCTACATCATGTTCGAGGACACGGTGAACCGGGCGAACCCGATTGCCGGGCGCATCACCATGAGCAACCTGTGCTCGGAGATCCTGCAGGTCAGCGAGGCGAGCGAGTTCAACGAGGACCTGTCCTATTCGAAGATGGGCAAGGACATCTCGTGCAATCTCGGCTCGCTGAACATCGCGGCCGCCATGGACAGCCCCGACTTCGGCCAGACGATCGCGACCTCCATCCGCGCGCTGACGGCGGTCTCCGAGATGAGCCACATCTCCTCGGTGCCGTCGATCGAGAAGGGCAACGACGACAGCCACGCCATCGGCCTCGGCCAGATGAACCTGCACGGCTATCTCGCCCGCGAGCGGATCTTCTATGGGTCCGAAGAAGGCGTCGACTTCACCAATATCTACTTCTACACGGTGACCTACCACGCCATCCGCGCGTCGAACCGGATCGCGGTGGAGAAGGGCGAGACCTTCAAGGGCTTCGAGAACTCGAAGTATGCCTCGGGCGAATATTTCGACAAGTACACCGAGGCCGAATGGCTGCCGGCGACGGAGAAGGTGAAGGGTCTCTTCGAGGAGGCCGGCATCCATATTCCGACGCAGGAGGACTGGCTGGCGCTGAAGGCCGAGGTGATGAAGGGCGGTCTCTACAACCAGAACCTCCAGGCGGTTCCGCCGACGGGCTCGATCTCCTACATCAACCACTCGACCTCCTCGATCCATCCGATCGTCTCGAAGATCGAGATCCGCAAGGAAGGCAAGATCGGCCGCGTCTACTATCCGGCCGCCTTCATGACGAACGACAACCTGGATTACTACCAGGACGCCTACGAGATCGGCCCGGAGAAGATCATCGACACCTATGCGGCGGCCACGCAGCATGTCGACCAGGGTCTTTCGCTGACGCTGTTCTTCCGCGACACGGCGACGACGCGCGACATCAACCGGGCGCAGATCTATGCCTGGAAGAAGGGCATCAAGACGATCTACTACATCCGCCTTCGCCAGATGGCGCTGTCCGGCACGGAAGTGCAGGGCTGTGTCTCCTGCGCGCTTTGA
- the nrdF gene encoding class 1b ribonucleoside-diphosphate reductase subunit beta, which translates to MNSHVKTKAAKAASAIRAINWNRIEDDKDLEVWNRLTGNFWLPEKVPLSNDIPSWATLKPQEQQLTIRVFTGLTLLDTIQNGVGSVKLMEDSVTPHEEAVLSNVSFMEAVHARSYSSIFSTLCLTPDVDDAYRWSEENEFLQRKSTLIMEQYASGDPLKKKVASVFLESFLFYSGFYLPMYWSSRAKLTNTADLIRLIIRDEAVHGYYIGYKFQRGLERLSEERRQEIKDFAFDLLLELYDNEAKYTEDLYDAVGLTEDVKKFLHYNANKALMNLGYEALFPPEACKVNPAILSALSPNADENHDFFSGSGSSYVIGKAVATEDDDWDF; encoded by the coding sequence ATGAACAGCCACGTGAAGACGAAGGCGGCCAAGGCCGCGAGCGCGATCCGCGCGATCAACTGGAACCGCATCGAGGACGACAAGGACCTCGAAGTGTGGAACCGCCTGACGGGGAACTTCTGGCTGCCGGAGAAGGTGCCGCTGTCGAACGACATCCCGTCCTGGGCGACGCTGAAGCCGCAGGAGCAGCAGCTGACGATCCGGGTGTTCACCGGCCTGACGCTGCTCGACACGATCCAGAACGGCGTCGGCTCGGTGAAGCTGATGGAGGACAGCGTGACGCCGCACGAGGAGGCGGTTCTGTCGAACGTCTCCTTCATGGAGGCGGTGCATGCGCGGTCCTATTCGTCGATCTTCTCGACGCTGTGCCTGACGCCGGACGTGGACGACGCCTATCGCTGGTCTGAGGAGAACGAGTTCCTGCAGAGGAAGTCGACGCTGATCATGGAGCAGTACGCCTCGGGCGACCCCTTGAAGAAGAAGGTGGCCTCGGTCTTCCTGGAAAGCTTCCTGTTCTATTCCGGCTTCTATCTTCCGATGTACTGGTCGAGCCGGGCGAAGCTGACGAACACGGCCGACCTCATCCGCCTGATCATCCGCGACGAGGCGGTGCACGGCTACTATATCGGCTACAAGTTCCAGCGGGGCCTGGAGCGCCTGTCGGAAGAGCGCCGCCAGGAGATCAAGGACTTCGCCTTCGATCTCTTGCTGGAACTCTACGACAACGAGGCGAAGTACACCGAGGACCTGTACGACGCCGTCGGCCTCACCGAGGACGTCAAGAAGTTCCTGCATTACAACGCCAATAAGGCGCTGATGAACCTCGGCTACGAGGCGCTGTTCCCGCCCGAGGCCTGCAAGGTCAACCCCGCCATCCTGTCGGCCCTCTCGCCCAACGCCGACGAGAACCACGACTTCTTCTCCGGCTCCGGATCCTCATACGTCATCGGCAAAGCCGTCGCCACCGAAGACGACGATTGGGACTTCTGA
- a CDS encoding GntR family transcriptional regulator, translating to MSAHIEVKDVAEVGRGNPVEAEEIDESEIVERIFEAVMEQRLPPGTKLSESALCDAFGVGRMRIRRTLLLLASREVVELHANRGAFIASPTAEQAREVFEARLTLEPNIARLAVQRASDDDIAMLVRHLEMEHAAHDERHRHDAIRLSGQFHTMLAQVAGNAILLRTMKELVARTSLIIGIFGAPGVHNCRDDEHTSIVEAFHARDAERAARMMTIHLKHIERHLQIGARTGDAVDLVKLFGR from the coding sequence ATGAGCGCGCATATCGAGGTGAAGGACGTGGCAGAGGTCGGCAGGGGCAATCCCGTGGAAGCGGAGGAGATCGACGAGAGCGAGATCGTCGAGCGCATCTTCGAAGCGGTGATGGAGCAGCGGCTGCCCCCCGGCACCAAGCTTTCCGAATCGGCCCTTTGCGACGCCTTCGGCGTCGGCCGCATGCGCATCCGCCGGACCCTGCTGCTGCTCGCGAGCCGCGAGGTGGTCGAGCTTCATGCCAATCGCGGCGCCTTCATCGCCTCCCCCACCGCCGAGCAGGCGCGGGAAGTCTTCGAGGCGCGGCTGACGCTGGAGCCGAACATCGCGCGCCTTGCCGTGCAGCGCGCCAGCGACGACGACATCGCCATGCTGGTCCGTCATCTGGAAATGGAGCACGCCGCCCATGACGAGCGGCATCGCCACGATGCGATCCGCCTCTCCGGCCAGTTCCACACCATGCTCGCACAGGTCGCCGGCAACGCCATCCTCCTGCGCACCATGAAGGAACTCGTCGCGCGCACCTCGCTGATCATCGGCATCTTCGGCGCTCCGGGTGTGCACAACTGTCGGGACGACGAGCACACCTCGATCGTCGAGGCTTTCCACGCGCGGGATGCGGAACGGGCCGCACGCATGATGACGATCCACCTCAAGCACATCGAGCGCCACCTTCAGATCGGCGCGCGCACCGGCGACGCCGTCGATCTGGTCAAGCTTTTCGGCAGGTAG
- a CDS encoding ABC transporter substrate-binding protein produces the protein MHKRTFLKFSALAAATVLAMPLMAYAENAKLKVGFVGVTSGPAAAWGISNQRSMEARAAWLNELGGVKIGDKTYDIEIVAFDDQKDPKRAIAGMEKMAQDGIHYVVGPNVDDGAAAVRPVAEQSGIMYFPYSFPKALFSPPASNAILGMVANYQSGPAIYKYLMENKGVKKVAFVAANESDPLSQRESGVAAAQALGLEVVSGNVTYQVDTTDFTPVLLPVIQAAPDLLVLSGVSPANAPQLIRSARELGYTGLISTETAQDAAVLQEGAGDLAEGFISVGGASTPELASDTMKEFVDRYTKMFGEYNDESNTKVYALEYIIETLKANPAAIDNVDEYKKTMDTFEAPNPFMKGDAKLKYVGMTSFGQKRQVSVPLVVNEYKSGKFETLFVGQVD, from the coding sequence ATGCACAAGCGCACATTCCTTAAGTTTTCCGCCCTTGCCGCGGCGACCGTCTTGGCGATGCCCCTGATGGCATATGCCGAGAACGCCAAGCTGAAGGTCGGCTTTGTCGGCGTCACCTCCGGCCCCGCCGCGGCCTGGGGCATTTCCAACCAGCGCTCGATGGAGGCCCGCGCCGCCTGGCTCAACGAACTCGGCGGCGTGAAGATCGGCGACAAGACCTACGATATCGAGATCGTCGCCTTCGACGACCAGAAGGACCCCAAGCGCGCCATCGCCGGCATGGAGAAGATGGCGCAGGACGGCATCCACTATGTCGTCGGCCCGAACGTCGATGACGGCGCGGCGGCCGTCCGCCCGGTCGCCGAGCAGAGCGGCATCATGTATTTCCCCTATTCCTTCCCCAAGGCGCTCTTCTCTCCGCCGGCATCCAACGCGATCCTCGGCATGGTGGCCAACTATCAGTCGGGTCCGGCCATCTATAAGTACCTCATGGAGAACAAGGGCGTGAAGAAGGTGGCCTTCGTCGCCGCCAACGAATCCGACCCGCTGAGCCAGCGCGAGTCCGGCGTCGCGGCCGCACAGGCGCTCGGCCTGGAAGTCGTCTCCGGCAACGTGACCTACCAGGTGGATACGACCGACTTCACGCCGGTGCTTCTGCCGGTTATCCAGGCCGCGCCCGACCTGCTCGTCCTTTCGGGCGTCTCGCCGGCCAATGCCCCGCAGCTCATCCGCTCGGCGCGCGAGCTCGGCTATACCGGCCTCATCTCCACGGAAACGGCGCAGGACGCGGCCGTGCTGCAGGAAGGCGCAGGCGACCTTGCCGAAGGCTTCATCTCGGTCGGCGGCGCTTCCACGCCGGAGCTGGCCAGCGACACGATGAAGGAGTTCGTCGACCGCTACACCAAGATGTTCGGCGAATACAACGACGAGTCCAACACCAAGGTCTACGCTCTCGAATACATCATCGAGACGCTGAAGGCGAACCCGGCAGCCATCGACAATGTCGACGAGTACAAGAAGACCATGGACACGTTTGAGGCCCCGAACCCCTTCATGAAGGGCGACGCCAAGCTGAAATATGTCGGCATGACCTCCTTCGGCCAGAAGCGTCAGGTCTCTGTCCCGCTCGTCGTCAACGAATACAAGAGCGGCAAGTTCGAGACGCTGTTCGTCGGCCAGGTCGACTGA
- a CDS encoding branched-chain amino acid ABC transporter permease, with protein sequence MEQIIANGLYLGAQYALIALGLTLIFSLMNVLNFAHGQMYVFGGFVTYTVVVQLGLPFVVGLFASAVVLAVMGALIEKFLFAPVVRRSKRDESTMLLAAGVAFFLDAIILLLFGEKQRGVPKIVNGVFNWDMRIIMPYDRILIGVLAILLIVVFIGFMNYSRTGRAMRALAQDKMAAQLMGVNVSRYSMIGFALGAMLAGLVGGLLVTITGVNLGMGGPTSVKAFLMIMIGGAGVISGAIAGGFILGMMESVGLTVLSAYGDITYLAIFASLMVFLAIRPQGLMGKPWG encoded by the coding sequence ATGGAACAGATAATCGCCAACGGTCTCTACCTCGGGGCGCAATATGCGTTGATCGCCCTCGGTCTGACCTTGATCTTCTCGCTGATGAACGTGCTGAACTTCGCCCACGGGCAGATGTACGTCTTCGGCGGCTTCGTCACCTACACGGTCGTCGTTCAGCTCGGCCTGCCCTTCGTCGTCGGTCTCTTCGCCTCGGCGGTGGTCCTTGCGGTCATGGGCGCGCTGATCGAGAAATTCCTCTTCGCACCGGTCGTGCGCCGCTCCAAGCGCGATGAATCGACCATGCTGCTTGCCGCTGGTGTCGCCTTCTTCCTCGATGCCATCATCCTGCTCCTCTTCGGCGAGAAGCAGCGCGGCGTGCCGAAGATCGTGAACGGCGTGTTCAACTGGGACATGCGCATCATCATGCCCTATGACCGCATCCTGATCGGCGTCCTCGCCATCCTGCTGATCGTGGTCTTCATCGGCTTCATGAACTATTCCCGCACCGGCCGCGCCATGCGCGCGCTGGCCCAGGACAAGATGGCGGCCCAGCTCATGGGCGTGAACGTCTCCCGCTACTCGATGATCGGCTTTGCGCTCGGCGCCATGCTGGCCGGCCTCGTCGGCGGCCTTCTCGTCACCATCACCGGCGTCAATCTCGGCATGGGCGGGCCGACCTCGGTCAAGGCCTTCCTGATGATCATGATCGGCGGCGCGGGCGTCATTTCGGGCGCGATCGCCGGCGGGTTCATCCTCGGCATGATGGAGAGCGTCGGCCTCACCGTGCTCTCGGCCTATGGCGACATCACCTATCTCGCCATCTTCGCCTCGTTGATGGTTTTCCTGGCCATCCGCCCGCAGGGGCTGATGGGCAAGCCGTGGGGTTGA
- a CDS encoding branched-chain amino acid ABC transporter permease translates to MNSKTLLGFAALLLAVFVLVPLFIGATGRVDFYYTLTSVALLAVGAAGVWLTFYIGRINIGQGAYALVGGYVSAILVTQYGVSFWLTLPLAGLFCAVVSVAIGLPILRLRGVYFAMVTLVLTEVARLSALALPITNGAKGITSIPLPGELSVFGLTIIPAFGSLANPRVGFYMMAAALMIVTYLVLWRIVNSRLGHLCRSLQQNEELSASIGVNTAYLRVLAYAISSFFGGIAGAMFASIAQSIYPSSFVVADSVNFMLYCFLGGLGYVFGPMLGTFLLYFGWDLLSIAREYQLLIYSGVMIALMLILPNGVLSLLDKKEGGK, encoded by the coding sequence ATGAATTCGAAAACGCTTCTCGGCTTCGCAGCCCTCCTTCTCGCCGTCTTCGTGCTCGTGCCGCTGTTCATCGGCGCCACCGGCCGCGTCGACTTCTACTACACGTTGACCTCGGTCGCCCTGCTTGCCGTCGGCGCCGCCGGCGTCTGGCTCACCTTCTATATCGGCCGCATCAATATCGGGCAGGGCGCCTATGCCCTGGTCGGCGGCTATGTCTCGGCCATCCTGGTCACGCAATACGGCGTTTCCTTCTGGCTGACGCTGCCGTTGGCCGGCCTCTTCTGCGCCGTCGTCTCGGTTGCGATCGGCCTGCCGATCCTGCGCCTGCGCGGCGTCTACTTCGCCATGGTCACGCTGGTGCTGACGGAGGTCGCGCGTCTCTCGGCGCTCGCCCTGCCCATCACCAACGGGGCGAAGGGCATCACCTCCATCCCTCTGCCGGGTGAATTGTCGGTCTTCGGCCTGACGATCATTCCCGCCTTCGGCTCGCTCGCCAATCCGCGCGTCGGCTTCTACATGATGGCCGCAGCGCTGATGATCGTCACCTATCTGGTGCTGTGGCGCATCGTGAACTCGCGGCTCGGGCACCTGTGCCGCAGCCTGCAGCAGAACGAGGAACTGTCGGCCTCCATCGGCGTGAACACGGCATACCTGCGGGTGCTCGCCTATGCGATCTCCTCCTTCTTCGGCGGTATCGCGGGCGCCATGTTCGCCTCCATCGCCCAGTCGATCTACCCGTCCTCCTTCGTGGTCGCCGACAGCGTGAACTTCATGCTCTACTGCTTCCTCGGCGGCCTCGGCTATGTCTTCGGCCCGATGCTCGGCACGTTCCTGCTCTACTTCGGCTGGGACCTGCTCTCCATCGCCCGGGAATATCAGCTTCTCATCTATTCCGGCGTCATGATCGCGCTCATGCTGATCCTGCCGAACGGTGTCCTCAGCCTTCTCGACAAGAAGGAGGGCGGCAAATGA
- a CDS encoding ABC transporter ATP-binding protein translates to MTPILQIKNITKRYGGLTAVNDVSFDVKAGEILSVIGPNGAGKSTLFKLISSFVPATSGEVLFNGERISSLAPHKVAQMGVVRTFQETTIFRSMTVRENIIVSHHLRSKANLFGFFLGTKQAREDEAAFAASADNIVDFLGLQAIRNELASNLPQGHLRALGMAIGLATDPKVILLDEPFAGMNHDETMKMVGLVRRLRDERGVTVLLVEHDMPAVMKISDRIVCINFGQKLAEGTPQEIRENEKVIEAYLGSEDAAIGM, encoded by the coding sequence ATGACCCCCATCCTGCAGATCAAGAACATCACCAAGCGCTATGGCGGCCTGACCGCGGTGAACGACGTGTCCTTCGACGTGAAGGCCGGCGAGATCCTCTCGGTCATCGGCCCGAACGGCGCCGGCAAGTCGACGCTCTTCAAGCTGATCTCCTCCTTCGTCCCGGCGACGAGCGGGGAAGTGCTCTTCAACGGAGAGCGCATCTCCAGCCTGGCGCCCCACAAGGTCGCGCAGATGGGGGTCGTGCGCACCTTCCAGGAAACGACGATCTTCCGCTCCATGACGGTGCGCGAGAACATCATCGTCTCCCATCACCTGCGCTCCAAGGCGAACCTCTTCGGGTTCTTCCTCGGCACCAAGCAGGCGAGAGAGGACGAGGCGGCCTTCGCGGCCTCGGCCGATAACATCGTGGATTTCCTCGGCCTCCAGGCCATCCGCAACGAGCTCGCCTCCAACCTGCCGCAGGGGCACCTGCGCGCGCTCGGCATGGCCATCGGCCTTGCCACCGATCCGAAGGTCATCCTGCTGGACGAACCCTTCGCCGGCATGAACCACGACGAGACGATGAAGATGGTGGGCCTCGTCCGCCGGCTTCGCGACGAGCGTGGTGTCACGGTCCTGCTCGTCGAGCACGACATGCCCGCCGTGATGAAGATCAGTGACCGGATCGTGTGCATCAACTTCGGCCAGAAGCTGGCCGAGGGCACACCCCAGGAAATCCGCGAGAACGAGAAGGTGATCGAAGCCTATCTCGGCTCCGAAGATGCGGCGATCGGGATGTAA
- a CDS encoding ABC transporter ATP-binding protein, whose protein sequence is MTKILSVENVELYYDHIYALKGVSIDVDEGETVALIGANGAGKSSILRAITGLRPVKSGQITYQGQRLDGTPAAEIVRRGISMVPEGRRAFPLMSVKDNLLMGAFTRTDKAEIEQTLENVLTRFPRLRERYHQQANTMSGGEQQMMVIGRALMARPKLLLLDEPSLGIAPKLVQDIARAIVAISRDEKVSILLVEQNSRMALSISNRAYALSTGSIALSGNSRDLMNDDRIKAAYLGGEL, encoded by the coding sequence ATGACCAAGATATTGAGCGTTGAAAATGTCGAACTCTATTACGACCACATCTATGCGCTGAAGGGCGTGTCGATCGATGTGGACGAAGGCGAAACCGTCGCGCTGATCGGCGCGAACGGGGCGGGCAAGTCCTCGATCCTGAGGGCGATCACGGGTCTGAGGCCCGTGAAGTCCGGCCAGATCACCTATCAGGGCCAGCGGCTCGACGGCACGCCCGCCGCCGAGATCGTGCGCAGGGGCATCTCCATGGTGCCGGAGGGACGCCGCGCCTTCCCGCTGATGTCGGTGAAGGACAACCTGCTGATGGGCGCCTTCACCCGCACCGACAAGGCGGAAATCGAGCAGACGCTGGAAAACGTGCTGACACGCTTCCCGCGTCTTCGCGAGCGCTATCACCAGCAGGCCAACACCATGTCCGGCGGCGAGCAGCAGATGATGGTGATCGGCCGCGCGCTGATGGCCCGTCCGAAGCTGCTGCTGCTGGATGAGCCCTCGCTCGGCATCGCGCCGAAGCTGGTGCAGGACATCGCCCGCGCCATCGTGGCCATCAGCCGCGACGAGAAGGTCTCCATCCTCCTCGTCGAGCAGAACAGCCGCATGGCGCTCTCCATCTCCAACCGCGCCTATGCGCTTTCCACCGGGTCGATCGCACTTTCAGGCAATTCCAGGGACCTGATGAACGACGACCGCATCAAGGCTGCCTACCTCGGAGGCGAACTCTGA